In a genomic window of Melopsittacus undulatus isolate bMelUnd1 chromosome 1, bMelUnd1.mat.Z, whole genome shotgun sequence:
- the RBM24 gene encoding RNA-binding protein 24 — protein sequence MHTTQKDTTYTKIFVGGLPYHTTDSSLRKYFEVFGDIEEAVVITDRQTGKSRGYGFVTMADRAAAERACKDPNPIIDGRKANVNLAYLGAKPRIMQPGFAFGVQQLHPALIQRPFGIPAHYVYPQAFVQPGVVIPHVQPAAAAASTAPYIDYTGAAYAQYSAAAAAYEQYPYAASPAAAAGYVAAGGYGYAVQQPITAAAPGTAAAAAAAFGQYQPQQLQTDRMQ from the exons ATGCACACGACGCAGAAGGACACCACTTACACCAAGATCTTCGTCGGGGGCTTGCCCTACCACACCACCGACTCCAGCCTGCGCAAGTACTTCGAGGTCTTCGGGGACATCGAGGAGGCGGTGGTCATCACCGACCGGCAGACGGGCAAGTCCCGGGGATACGGCTTT GTCACCATGGctgacagagctgctgctgaaagggCGTGCAAAGACCCCAACCCCATCATCGACGGCAGGAAAGCCAACGTGAACCTGGCGTACCTGGGTGCCAAGCCTCGGATAATGCAGCCAG GTTTTGCCTTTGGTGTCCAGCAGCTTCATCCAGCTCTCATACAAAGACCCTTTGG GATACCTGCTCACTATGTCTATCCAcaggcttttgtgcagcctggagTGGTAATTCCCCACGTGCAGCCTGCAGCCGCCGCTGCTTCTACAGCGCCCTACATCGATTACACCGGAGCTGCGTATGCCCAGTACTCAGCTGCTGCGGCCGCCTATGAGCAGTACCCGTACGCTGCCTCGccggctgctgctgccgggTATGTGGCAGCGGGGGGCTACGGCTACGCGGTGCAGCAGCCCATCACCGCAGCAGCGCCTGGGACGGCtgctgcggctgctgctgcttttggccaGTACCAGCCCCAACAGCTGCAGACAGACCGTATGCAATAG